The segment AGTAAGCGAACATGGTGTAAAGCAGAATACCGTCGACGGTTCCTTCGCGAAATCTCTTCCAGGTCAGGGCACCGAGAAATCCATACAGCAAAAACGGTAATGTACCCAACCAACCAAAGTCGACGAAAGAATTCGCAAAAATCGGCAGAGACGTGAAATGTCTTTTAAAGCCATTCGCCGCCAATACATCACAGCGGGCCTGCACGCCAAAGGGAGGAATTGCTCCCAGAATGTCTTCTGCGACGAAAACATGTTGCAGCAACGGGAATTTCCAGATCCAGGAAGTCCAATAGTATCCTTTTCCAGCACCGGGGAACTCCAATGCGCCGTCAATCATTGCTCCCTGCAAGTTGTAAGGAGCAACCAGATAGCCGATTATTCTCGTCGCCATTTCGTTCATACCTCTTTCTCCGGAGAGAAACCCAAAACGAATCAGTTCGACGATAAAGAACAGACTGAACGCACTGGCTCCCAGGACGATGAGGGAAAAGGCAAATTTGTAAGGGTTCACTTTTCCGTATTTCACCTGTCCTAGAAACCAAACAAGGAACACTCCAAACAGGGGGAGCAGAATCACGTTACGCCGCCCGAGGATAAGCAGTGGAAACAGATACGAAACAAGGACAGTCCAGAACAAACCACTCGCAATGAGTTTGCCTTTTCCGGATCCGTTTTGAATCGATTGGACTCGTAACCAATAGAACCAGGGAATCACAATTGCCGAGATCTGCATCAGACTCCCCAGACCGTTAGCGTCGAGGGTATTCATGAGCTCTTCGTAAAAGGCGGCTGTCTCCGCCTGACTCTTTCCGATGTTCTGAAGCTGCGAGAGGGCTCCGGAACGGAAAAGCATCGCTAGAAATCCGATGTTGGCAGCGAGGAGAATCAGCCCGACTGCCAAGTCCGCCATCGTAACGGGCGAACGATTGGAAGGTGTCAGGGTTTTTCGATAGTAAACTGGGGACGATATCTTTTGAAAGAACCACCAACCGGCGAGCATCGCCAGCAGACACAACCCAGTGAACTGAGCTGAATTCCAGTTGTAGTAACCGAAACAGGGATCTTCGATGTATTGATTGTACGTAATTGGCGGAAAGAAGAAGCTGACGAGAAATATCACGATCGAGAAGGAGGCCCAGACGAAGGGGCTTACTAACCAGTAAATCCAAGTTTGCTCTGAGCGAGTTTGCATATTGACTTGGGTGTCTTAAGATGAAAACGAATCGAGATGTCTGTCGGAACTAATTACGACTGAACCTAAGACGAGGCTGCGTCTTTAAAGTGGGGAAGGGCTCTCGTGCTTATTCTACGGAGCGACCCTATCAAGAGGGTAGACGATTCCTGCGAGAATACAGCTGGATTCTCGGGACTAGCAGTCCACTCGCATATTGCGACTTTCATGCGCAATATCTCGTTACCGACTATTTAAATTCGGGCTGTTTGAATCCGGAGAAGGGTGGGGACACCGCAGAGAAGTTCAGTCGCCCAGCATGACTATCAACAGAATGATGGTGATCACCACTACTGACAACACGGTAAGCTTCACCCAGGAGATATCTTCTGAAGTGATTTCGTGATTTGTCGATATGAGCAAATTCTTGAGAATGGGTTGGTTCACTTTGGATAATGATTCGGATGCAGCGTGCTGAGTTTCGATTCTCTTCAGTTCATTTTCATCCCATTCGACCAGCGCCTCGGCCAACGCCCCTTGTGCACTTCGAGCGTTGAAAGGACGGTTGTGCGGATCCTTCTCTAACATCTGCAGGACGACGGCTTCCAGCTTTTCCGGACAACTGGGGGAATGCTGCCGTATCGGGAAGGGGGGAACATTCAGATGCTGGTCGAAAATCTGTGCCGAGTTCTCACCGCGGAATGGAGGTTGTCCCGTCAACATTTCATATAAAACACAACCAAGCGAATACAAATCGGTTTGTCCGGAAATGCTCCGTTCGGCCCTGATCTGTTCCGGTGCCATGTAATAATAGGTCCCGACGGTCAGTCCCATTTCGGTGATGCTTACCGAGGCCGTGTCCAACGCCGTTCCGAAGTCTCCCAGTTTAACCCGGCCATCATTAGAGAGAAACAGGTTGGCCGGTTTGAGATCGCGATGGATGATGCCATTGTTATGAGCATGCTGTAAGGCAGAACAGACCTGCCAGCCGACCTCGACTGTCTCCTGCCACCGGACGCGGCCCTTCCTGTTGAGAACTTCCCGCAGTGAAGCGCCTTCCACTAATTCCATCACGTAATAAAGTTGGTCTTCCCATTTTCCACTGCCAAAGTAGCGGACCACGTTGGGGTGATTCAGCTTTTCGAGAATCTCAATTTCCCGCTCAAACCGGCGACAGATCAGTTCATTTTCGGAGACGGCAGGCAGAAGCAGTTTGATCGCAACCGGCTGGGTCTCCCCCTCTTTTACTGCCTTGAAGATCGTCCCTACCGTACCGATGCCGATCGTATCCAGAATTTCGTAATCATCGATCCATTTGAGGCTCATTGCGGGCTCTGATCCTTACCATTACTGCGGATTCATTCGGTACCACATCAATCCTGCAGTCAGGTCAATGCGCTCAAATAAGATTCTGTTCCGAATGACAATTCAAATAGGGGCGGGGGGGAGTAATTATTCTATGTTGAGCGACTTAGAATAAAATGTGGTAAATCAGAGTTGTATGGGGAACTGTCAGTCGTCTTCGCCGAACAGAACTTTCAATAAGTTCACTTCAGTCAGATCGTTTATCAGTACATCCGGTTCGGCCGGAGCCAGTTCTTCCGTTGAGTAAATTCCGGTCGCGACGGCAACTGCCCGTGCCGAAATGGCATGAGCACATTGTACATCGGCAGGCGTGTCGCCAATGATCCAGATATTTTCCGATTGTACGTCTCCACCGAACCGTTGTCGAATATCGACAAGTGCTTCGCGGGCGACGTCATCTCGATTGATATGGTGGTCGCCATAACTACCAAATGTAAAAAAGTGCTGCAAACGATAATGGTTAATTTTCAGCGATGCCCCACGGGCCAGATTTCCTGTCAGCAGACCGAGATGAACATCGGGGTGATCCTGCAGCTCTTCCAACCGGTCGATGACCCCTGGAAGAACTTCACCCGGACAGCGTTCGAGTTCGATCGGAAGTTGTTCGAGATAGAAATTCTGGAACTCTCGAATTCGTTCAACAGTCGGTTCGATTTCATAATACTGCAGCAAGTCGTACAGTATGGCCATGTCGGTGCGTCCAGCGGTGTTGATTCCTTCAACCGGTTTGGTCAAATTGTACCTGTCTCGCAGGACCGTCTCGATGGCCCGTTGACCCGCCCGACCGCTTAACAGTAATGTGCCATCAATATCAAACAGGCAAATCCGCACGAACCTGACCAATCCATTATTAAAATCGGGGGACATCCCGCCCTGGAACAATGAGAGCAAGATGACCTTCAAGGTGAATAATCCAGTGCGAATCGGATTGATTGGTTGTGGGCGGATGGGGTTTCATCACGCGGAGCAACTTCTCAAGAGCCAGAAAGCACAGATCACTCTATTACATGACGTCCAACGGGACAATGCCGAGCGACTACGCGATCAGTTCAACTTGTCGGCACACATTTTGACCGATCTGGACCCGATTTCAAACAACAGCATTGTTGATGCCTGCATCATCAGTTCACCGACAGGGCTACATTACGAGCAAACTCGATTATGTCTGGAGGCGAGAATTGCCGTACTTTGTGAAAAGCCGCTGGCACACAATCCTCAACAGATTGAAGAGCTGAACACCATCTCCGCACAAACAGGAATTCCGGTCTCCATCGCCTATCAACGCCGGTCGAGCAGCGAATACAGAACGCTGAGGAGAGAAGTCCTCTCTGGGAAATGGGGACCCGTTCGTTCGATTTCCGGGCACATTATTGAGGACTGGCAGTCCACAATTACAGGTACATGGCGTGATGATGTCCAATCGAACTGGGGAGGATTTGTGGGTGACGCAGGAAGCCATAAAATTGATTGTTTGTTTTATGCGACGGAACTGCAGCCGCAAGAGGTGTTGGCCTGGACCGACTGCTGTGGAAGTCAAGTCGAAATCACGGCTCAGGTTCTGGCACGCTTTTCCGGCGATGTCCGTGTCGCGATTGACTTCGTTGGGAATGGTCACTATCTCGGAGAAATCATTGCCATCCACTGCGAGCATGCTGATGTGATCGTGCAGGATGGTCATGTTTATCTGGCGAAGAATGATGAGAAACAAAAAATAATTAACTTAGAGCCCGAGTCGACGCCGGTGGACGAATTCCTAGCCATGTTGCTGGAAGGTCAGGAGAACATCGCTCCGTTGAATTGTGCGATGCCTGTTTATCAAATGACGAATGCGATCCTCGAATCGGCTCGTCAAAGCCGTTCTATCATTCTTGATTGCCAGAACACTTGATTGAAAGAGGGAAATTGGCCGCATGTCGTCCCGATTTTATACAACGTCGATTGACACTGAAAACGGAACCGCCCGCTTGGAAGAAAGCGAGGCCCACCACCTGTTGCACGTCATGCGTTTGAAGACCGGCAGTGAAGTCCACCTGTTTGATGGAAATGGGAACGCCTGGCGTGCGTTTCTCACTGGCACGAGTCGGCGCAGTGCCGAACTTCGACTCGAAGAACAAATCGCGAAAGCCTCCCTGCCGACGCGGGAAATCGTTCTGGCGGTCGCTCCCCCCAAAGGAGATCGTTTCCGCTGGCTAGTGGAAAAAGCGACCGAGTTGGGGGTGAGTGCGATTCAGCCTCTTAAAACAGAACGATCGGTCGTCGACCCTGGTGCGGGGAAAATCGACAAGCTCCGTCAGACGATGATCGCCGCTTGTAAACAATGCGGCCGAAATCAATTGATGACCTTCGCTCAACAGCAAACCTGGGAAGAGTGCATCCAGGAATATACAGCCTCTCATCACCTGCTAATTGCGCATCCCCATGGGCACAATTTACGA is part of the Polystyrenella longa genome and harbors:
- a CDS encoding 16S rRNA (uracil(1498)-N(3))-methyltransferase → MSSRFYTTSIDTENGTARLEESEAHHLLHVMRLKTGSEVHLFDGNGNAWRAFLTGTSRRSAELRLEEQIAKASLPTREIVLAVAPPKGDRFRWLVEKATELGVSAIQPLKTERSVVDPGAGKIDKLRQTMIAACKQCGRNQLMTFAQQQTWEECIQEYTASHHLLIAHPHGHNLREAFIGVEPTRSLLIAIGPEGGFTEEEVSLALNAGAAPISLGQNILRTETAAITCAAMATLA
- a CDS encoding serine/threonine protein kinase; this encodes MSLKWIDDYEILDTIGIGTVGTIFKAVKEGETQPVAIKLLLPAVSENELICRRFEREIEILEKLNHPNVVRYFGSGKWEDQLYYVMELVEGASLREVLNRKGRVRWQETVEVGWQVCSALQHAHNNGIIHRDLKPANLFLSNDGRVKLGDFGTALDTASVSITEMGLTVGTYYYMAPEQIRAERSISGQTDLYSLGCVLYEMLTGQPPFRGENSAQIFDQHLNVPPFPIRQHSPSCPEKLEAVVLQMLEKDPHNRPFNARSAQGALAEALVEWDENELKRIETQHAASESLSKVNQPILKNLLISTNHEITSEDISWVKLTVLSVVVITIILLIVMLGD
- a CDS encoding Gfo/Idh/MocA family protein yields the protein MTFKVNNPVRIGLIGCGRMGFHHAEQLLKSQKAQITLLHDVQRDNAERLRDQFNLSAHILTDLDPISNNSIVDACIISSPTGLHYEQTRLCLEARIAVLCEKPLAHNPQQIEELNTISAQTGIPVSIAYQRRSSSEYRTLRREVLSGKWGPVRSISGHIIEDWQSTITGTWRDDVQSNWGGFVGDAGSHKIDCLFYATELQPQEVLAWTDCCGSQVEITAQVLARFSGDVRVAIDFVGNGHYLGEIIAIHCEHADVIVQDGHVYLAKNDEKQKIINLEPESTPVDEFLAMLLEGQENIAPLNCAMPVYQMTNAILESARQSRSIILDCQNT
- a CDS encoding HAD family hydrolase, which gives rise to MKVILLSLFQGGMSPDFNNGLVRFVRICLFDIDGTLLLSGRAGQRAIETVLRDRYNLTKPVEGINTAGRTDMAILYDLLQYYEIEPTVERIREFQNFYLEQLPIELERCPGEVLPGVIDRLEELQDHPDVHLGLLTGNLARGASLKINHYRLQHFFTFGSYGDHHINRDDVAREALVDIRQRFGGDVQSENIWIIGDTPADVQCAHAISARAVAVATGIYSTEELAPAEPDVLINDLTEVNLLKVLFGEDD